Proteins encoded in a region of the Acipenser ruthenus chromosome 11, fAciRut3.2 maternal haplotype, whole genome shotgun sequence genome:
- the LOC131739379 gene encoding mevalonate kinase-like, producing MLARECIVSAPGKVILHGEHAVVHGKVALAVSLNLRTYLRIQPGAAGRVSINMPNIDIFLSWDVTSLHALLPASRAGLQNAVEPDAAVVLKLREYAGLGDGLADTRSLAVLAFLYIYLSVFAESRELPSLTMAVWSELPTGAGLGSSAAFSVCLSAALLASRGAIACPAVEAAQTARWSDEDLELINKWAFQGEKIIHGNPSGVDNAVGTWGGALRYHSGKIKPLSSTPMLRILLTNTRVPRSTKVLVAGVRDKLTKFPAIMNPVLDSIDAISCECERTLMEMARGPEIQHYRVLEELIDINQHHLNVMGVGHPSLDRLCQVSLAHGLHSKLTGAGGGGCGITLLTPDTDSSVVERSIQELKDCGYDCWETSIGAPGVLHHSPSSLTEDVLKILNSY from the exons ATGCTCGCCAGGGAATGCATCGTATCCGCACCTGGAAAAGTTATTCTTCACGGTGAACATGCAGTGGTGCATGGAAAG GTGGCGTTGGCTGTAAGCTTAAACTTGCGGACGTACCTCAGAATCCAGCCTGGCGCTGCAGGGAGAGTGTCCATCAACATGCCCAACATAGACATCTTCCTGAGCTGGGACGTGACCTCCCTGCACGCCCTGCTTCCTGCCAGCAGGG CTGGTTTGCAGAATGCTGTGGAGCCAGACGCAGCAGTGGTGCTGAAGCTGCGCGAGTATGCAGGTCTCGGGGATGGACTGGCAGACACACGCAGCCTGGCAGTCCTCGCCTTCCTCTACATATACCTCTCCGTGTTTGCAGAATCCAG AGAGCTGCCCAGCTTGACCATGGCTGTGTGGTCTGAGCTGCCCACTGGGGCTGGTCTTGGCTCAAGCGCTGCTTTCTCTGTCTGCCTCTCCGCTGCTCTGCTGGCCTCTAGAGGTGCTATCGCCTGCCCGGCTGTAGAAGCAGCGCAGACTGCAAG GTGGAGTGACGAGGATTTGGAGCTGATTAACAAGTGGGCGTTCCAGGGAGAAAAAATCATCCACGGCAATCCATCGGGGGTGGACAACGCAGTGGGCACCTGGG GTGGAGCTTTACGATACCACTCAGGGAAGATCAAGCCATTAAGCAG TACTCCTATGTTAAGAATTCTACTCACAAACACTCGAGTTCCCCGGAGTACCAAGGTTCTAGTGGCAGGAGTGAGAGACAAATTAACCAAG TTTCCTGCTATAATGAATCCAGTGCTGGACTCAATAGACGCCATTTCCTGCGAGTGTGAGCGAACTCTGATGGAGATGGCGAGAGGACCTGAAATCCAACACTACCGAGTATTAGAG GAGCTCATTGACATTAACCAGCACCACCTGAATGTGATGGGCGTGGGGCACCCCTCCCTGGACAGGCTGTGCCAGGTCAGCCTGGCACACGGGCTGCACAGCAAGCTGACTGGGGCCGGGGGAGGAGGCTGTGGCATCACTCTGCTCACACCAG acacTGACAGCTCAGTAGTTGAAAGATCGATACAGGAACTGAAAGACTGTGGCTATGACTGCTGGGAAACTAGTATTGGTGCACCTGGTGTTCTGCatcactctccatcctccctgACGGAAGACGTGTTAAAGATTTTAAACAGTTACTAA
- the LOC117426104 gene encoding corrinoid adenosyltransferase MMAB-like isoform X2 — MAGFILRRLPLRGVLLTYTAEKALCVSWNRGLSVKDEGSSDKPGRANASPKIYTRTGDKGFSSTFTGERRPKEDQVFEALGTADELTSAIGLAREFCAEQGHTFVGELDKIQSVLQDVGSNIATPVSSARDSHIKKTRFSEKPVSDLEHWIDKYTDQLPALTNFILPSGGKSSATLHLARAVCRRAERSVAPIVRAGEADPSVAKYLNRFAAMKEGKEEKVYRRTVEE; from the exons ATGGCTGGCTTTATTTTGAGACGGCTACCCCTCCGAGGTGTCCTTTTAACTTACACAGCCGAGAAGGCGCTGTGTGTTTCGTGGAACCGCGGTTTAAGTGTAAAGGACGAAGG GTCTTCCGATAAACCTGGACGAGCCAATGCAAGTCCCAAGATTTACACAAGGACAGGAGATAAAG GGTTCTCTAGCACTTTCACCGGGGAGCGAAGACCAAAGGAAGATCAGGTGTTTGAAGCTTTAGGAACTGCAGATGAACTGACGTCAGCCATTGG GCTGGCGAGAGAGTTCTGCGCTGAGCAGGGTCACACTTTTGTGGGGGAGCTTGACAAG ATCCAGAGTGTGCTGCAGGATGTTGGATCGAACATTGCTACCCCAGTTTCTTCAGCAAGAGACAGCCACATAA AAAAAACAAGGTTTAGTGAGAAGCCCGTCTCAGATTTGGAACATTGGATCGATAAATACACAGATCAGCTGCCAGCCCTGACCAATTTCATCCTACCT TCAGGAGGGAAGAGCAGTGCTACCCTACACCTGGCCAGAGCAGTCTGTCGGAGAGCGGAGCGCAG TGTGGCTCCGATCGTACGAGCAGGAGAAGCTGATCCTAGTGTTGCTAAATATCTTAACAG GTTTGCAGCTATGAAAGAGGGAAAGGAAGAGAAGGTTTACAGAAGAACGGTGGAGGAATGA
- the LOC117426104 gene encoding corrinoid adenosyltransferase MMAB-like isoform X1, protein MAGFILRRLPLRGVLLTYTAEKALCVSWNRGLSVKDEGSSDKPGRANASPKIYTRTGDKGFSSTFTGERRPKEDQVFEALGTADELTSAIGLAREFCAEQGHTFVGELDKIQSVLQDVGSNIATPVSSARDSHIKKTRFSEKPVSDLEHWIDKYTDQLPALTNFILPSGGKSSATLHLARAVCRRAERSVAPIVRAGEADPSVAKYLNRLSDYLFTLARFAAMKEGKEEKVYRRTVEE, encoded by the exons ATGGCTGGCTTTATTTTGAGACGGCTACCCCTCCGAGGTGTCCTTTTAACTTACACAGCCGAGAAGGCGCTGTGTGTTTCGTGGAACCGCGGTTTAAGTGTAAAGGACGAAGG GTCTTCCGATAAACCTGGACGAGCCAATGCAAGTCCCAAGATTTACACAAGGACAGGAGATAAAG GGTTCTCTAGCACTTTCACCGGGGAGCGAAGACCAAAGGAAGATCAGGTGTTTGAAGCTTTAGGAACTGCAGATGAACTGACGTCAGCCATTGG GCTGGCGAGAGAGTTCTGCGCTGAGCAGGGTCACACTTTTGTGGGGGAGCTTGACAAG ATCCAGAGTGTGCTGCAGGATGTTGGATCGAACATTGCTACCCCAGTTTCTTCAGCAAGAGACAGCCACATAA AAAAAACAAGGTTTAGTGAGAAGCCCGTCTCAGATTTGGAACATTGGATCGATAAATACACAGATCAGCTGCCAGCCCTGACCAATTTCATCCTACCT TCAGGAGGGAAGAGCAGTGCTACCCTACACCTGGCCAGAGCAGTCTGTCGGAGAGCGGAGCGCAG TGTGGCTCCGATCGTACGAGCAGGAGAAGCTGATCCTAGTGTTGCTAAATATCTTAACAG GCTTAGCGACTACTTGTTCACACTGGCCAGGTTTGCAGCTATGAAAGAGGGAAAGGAAGAGAAGGTTTACAGAAGAACGGTGGAGGAATGA
- the LOC117427609 gene encoding aldehyde dehydrogenase family 3 member B1-like isoform X1, with amino-acid sequence MLLSPSSPSPARWFRTLRRNKSTEQSSKLSLSVCTELLRKSREALASGRTLREEFRLSQLEALVRMLVENEDEFVDVLHKDLHKPRFETVLSELILVKNEALFAVNNLKKWMNPEYVTRSLVTSLDECFVVSEPLGVVLIIGSWSSPVQLNLVPLVGAVAAGNCVILKPSEISSHTTELLERLIPSYLDTECYHVISGGPSDLTDLLELKFDHIFYTGSRATGQQVMQAAARSLTPVTLVLGGKNPCYVDRECDVGIAAQRIAWARFHNAGQSDVAPDFVLCHADVQARLILALRSCLLQFYGPEPRHSASFGRLVNAELFTHVRDLLLASGKVAVGGEMDEAEKYIAPTVLTDVLESDPAMQQEIRGPVLPIMTVYSADEAINYIRRKEKPLCLYVFSSDRKVISNMMTCTSSGSFCANDSVLQSMMVMLPFGGVGKRETFHMSLSQWDGLVPRALQLQHLLAQEVVRPAEHPCGVRHVPALPPLRGPQPVPHDVGKLSVSQEPSLVPDTVKQRACSQTSIS; translated from the exons ATGTTACTTTCACCTTCCAGTCCGTCTCCGGCGCGTTGGTTCAGAACTTTAAGAAG AAATAAATCCACTGAGCAGAGTTCTAAATTGTCGCTGTCCGTCTGCACTGAGCTCCTGAGGAAATCCCGGGAAGCACTGGCATCCGGGAGGACTCTTCGGGAGGAGTTCCGGCTCTCCCAGTTGGAGGCGCTGGTGCGTATGCTGGTGGAGAATGAGGATGAGTTTGTGGACGTGCTGCACAAAGACCTGCACAAG CCCCGGTTCGAGACAGTGTTGTCGGAGCTGATCCTGGTGAAGAATGAGGCTCTCTTCGCAGTCAACAACCTCAAGAAGTGGATGAATCCCGAGTACGTGACGCGCAGCCTG GTGACCTCACTGGATGAGTGCTTTGTGGTGAGTGAGCCCCTGGGAGTGGTGTTGATCATTGGCTCTTGGAGTTCCCCTGTCCAGCTGAACCTTGTCCCTTTGGTAGGGGCTGTGGCTGCAG GTAACTGCGTGATCTTGAAACCGTCCGAGATTAGCTCACACACAACCGAGCTGCTTGAGAGACTCATCCCGTCCTACCTCGACACT GAATGCTATCATGTGATCAGTGGAGGCCCCAGTGATCTCACAGACTTGCTGGAACTCAAATTTGACCACATCTTCTACACAG GCAGCCGTGCGACTGGTCAGCAGGTGATGCAGGCTGCGGCTCGCTCGCTGACCCCAGTCACCCTGGTTCTGGGTGGGAAGAACCCGTGCTACGTGGACCGGGAGTGTGACGTGGGCATTGCTGCACAGCGCATCGCATGGGCGCGCTTCCACAATGCCGGGCAGAGCGACGTGGCTCCTGACTTTGTGCTGTGCCACGCCGATGTGCAGGCCCGTCTGATCCTGGCACTGCGCTCCTGCCTGCTGCAGTTCTACGGCCCTGAGCCACGCCATTCCGCCAGCTTCGGGCGCCTGGTCAACGCAGAGCTCTTCACCCACGTCCGAGACCTGCTGCTGGCCAGCGGGAAAGTGGCTGTAGGTGGCGAGATGGATGAGGCAGAGAAATACATTG CCCCCACGGTGCTGACAGACGTCCTGGAGTCAGACCCAGCCATGCAGCAGGAGATTCGGGGGCCAGTTCTACCGATCATGACCGTCTACAGCGCGGACGAGGCCATCAACTACATCCGGAGGAAGGAGAAGCCCTTGTGTCTGTACGTCTTCTCCAGCGACAGAAAG GTTATCTCGAATATGATGACGTGCACTTCCAGTGGAAGCTTCTGTGCCAATGACAGCGTCCTGCAGAGCATGATGGTTATGCTGCCTTTCGGGGGAGTTGGTAAACGGGAGACTTTTCATATGTCCTT GAGCCAGTGGGATGGGCTCGTACCACGGGCGCTGCAGCTTCAACACCTTCTCGCACAGGAAGTCGTGCGTCCTGCGGAACACCCGTGTGGAGTGCGTCACGTACCTGCGCTACCCCCCCTACGAGGACCGCAGCCTGTCCCTCATGATGTGGGCAAGCTCTCTGTCTCGCAGGAGCCAAGCCTGGTGCCAGATACTGTGAAGCAGAGGGCCTGTTCTCAGACGAGCATTTCATAA
- the LOC117427609 gene encoding aldehyde dehydrogenase family 3 member B1-like isoform X2 — MLLSPSSPSPARWFRTLRRNKSTEQSSKLSLSVCTELLRKSREALASGRTLREEFRLSQLEALVRMLVENEDEFVDVLHKDLHKPRFETVLSELILVKNEALFAVNNLKKWMNPEYVTRSLVTSLDECFVVSEPLGVVLIIGSWSSPVQLNLVPLVGAVAAGNCVILKPSEISSHTTELLERLIPSYLDTECYHVISGGPSDLTDLLELKFDHIFYTGSRATGQQVMQAAARSLTPVTLVLGGKNPCYVDRECDVGIAAQRIAWARFHNAGQSDVAPDFVLCHADVQARLILALRSCLLQFYGPEPRHSASFGRLVNAELFTHVRDLLLASGKVAVGGEMDEAEKYIAPTVLTDVLESDPAMQQEIRGPVLPIMTVYSADEAINYIRRKEKPLCLYVFSSDRKVISNMMTCTSSGSFCANDSVLQSMMVMLPFGGVGASGMGSYHGRCSFNTFSHRKSCVLRNTRVECVTYLRYPPYEDRSLSLMMWASSLSRRSQAWCQIL; from the exons ATGTTACTTTCACCTTCCAGTCCGTCTCCGGCGCGTTGGTTCAGAACTTTAAGAAG AAATAAATCCACTGAGCAGAGTTCTAAATTGTCGCTGTCCGTCTGCACTGAGCTCCTGAGGAAATCCCGGGAAGCACTGGCATCCGGGAGGACTCTTCGGGAGGAGTTCCGGCTCTCCCAGTTGGAGGCGCTGGTGCGTATGCTGGTGGAGAATGAGGATGAGTTTGTGGACGTGCTGCACAAAGACCTGCACAAG CCCCGGTTCGAGACAGTGTTGTCGGAGCTGATCCTGGTGAAGAATGAGGCTCTCTTCGCAGTCAACAACCTCAAGAAGTGGATGAATCCCGAGTACGTGACGCGCAGCCTG GTGACCTCACTGGATGAGTGCTTTGTGGTGAGTGAGCCCCTGGGAGTGGTGTTGATCATTGGCTCTTGGAGTTCCCCTGTCCAGCTGAACCTTGTCCCTTTGGTAGGGGCTGTGGCTGCAG GTAACTGCGTGATCTTGAAACCGTCCGAGATTAGCTCACACACAACCGAGCTGCTTGAGAGACTCATCCCGTCCTACCTCGACACT GAATGCTATCATGTGATCAGTGGAGGCCCCAGTGATCTCACAGACTTGCTGGAACTCAAATTTGACCACATCTTCTACACAG GCAGCCGTGCGACTGGTCAGCAGGTGATGCAGGCTGCGGCTCGCTCGCTGACCCCAGTCACCCTGGTTCTGGGTGGGAAGAACCCGTGCTACGTGGACCGGGAGTGTGACGTGGGCATTGCTGCACAGCGCATCGCATGGGCGCGCTTCCACAATGCCGGGCAGAGCGACGTGGCTCCTGACTTTGTGCTGTGCCACGCCGATGTGCAGGCCCGTCTGATCCTGGCACTGCGCTCCTGCCTGCTGCAGTTCTACGGCCCTGAGCCACGCCATTCCGCCAGCTTCGGGCGCCTGGTCAACGCAGAGCTCTTCACCCACGTCCGAGACCTGCTGCTGGCCAGCGGGAAAGTGGCTGTAGGTGGCGAGATGGATGAGGCAGAGAAATACATTG CCCCCACGGTGCTGACAGACGTCCTGGAGTCAGACCCAGCCATGCAGCAGGAGATTCGGGGGCCAGTTCTACCGATCATGACCGTCTACAGCGCGGACGAGGCCATCAACTACATCCGGAGGAAGGAGAAGCCCTTGTGTCTGTACGTCTTCTCCAGCGACAGAAAG GTTATCTCGAATATGATGACGTGCACTTCCAGTGGAAGCTTCTGTGCCAATGACAGCGTCCTGCAGAGCATGATGGTTATGCTGCCTTTCGGGGGAGTTG GAGCCAGTGGGATGGGCTCGTACCACGGGCGCTGCAGCTTCAACACCTTCTCGCACAGGAAGTCGTGCGTCCTGCGGAACACCCGTGTGGAGTGCGTCACGTACCTGCGCTACCCCCCCTACGAGGACCGCAGCCTGTCCCTCATGATGTGGGCAAGCTCTCTGTCTCGCAGGAGCCAAGCCTGGTGCCAGATACTGTGA